In Castor canadensis unplaced genomic scaffold, mCasCan1.hap1v2 HAP1_SCAFFOLD_448, whole genome shotgun sequence, one genomic interval encodes:
- the LOC141420538 gene encoding elongin-A3-like, with the protein MAAQWARQTVQKLQARLATHAHDPRELRQCLERLSVLPMTGDILADTGVRKTVRGLRKHQLVGSLAKELAARWKILALLFKGETPRERESWREMYLRLREAREQRLQAVAARIQSNTRKATAKKAAPLMAKTLRDYKHCKSRSYRP; encoded by the exons atggcggcccagtgggctcgccagacggtgcagaagctgcaggcgcgcctggccacccacgcccacgaccctcgcgagctccgccagtgcttggagaggctctccgtcttgcccatgacaggggacatcctggccgacaccggcgtccgaaagacggtgaggggcttgcgcaaacaccagctcgtgggcagcttggccaaggagctggccgcccgttggaagatcctggctctgctg tttaagggggaaacgccgcgggagcgagagtcctggcgcgagatgtacctgcggcttcgcgaggcccgagagcagcgactccaggcagtggccgccaggatccaatct aacaccaggaaagctacagccaagaaagctgccccgctcatggccaagacgcttagagattacaagcactgcaagagcagatcctaccggccatga